From the genome of Streptomyces sp. V1I1, one region includes:
- a CDS encoding SpoIIE family protein phosphatase: MVDRAAGALSLPDDWPADPDLSLTLNGMGSFDWDLVSGLMHLDQPGHEVFDLRPGEYDGRPESLASRVPSDEAARLDALVAQALKNGSDRYGAYFRVRRRDGSLHWAHTQACVRRDETGRPLRIIGIVRDATEELAESRERLEVEVERRRQTSVVESTTAALAHARTVQDVIDVLRDSHGLEHFGATSLVMGLLESGRIHLVAEGPEGSFVPGTRYTRVDEEYPMSEVVRTLTPRFIESERDFAESYPLLWPHIKDLKITSAAYLPLIAQARPIGALGLLYGDKTGFSSEERNLLVALGSSIAQSLQRAMLYEQEHDLAEGLQQAMLPRRIPAVPGAQIAVRYRSARMGRDIGGDWYDIIALPGGRVGAVIGDVQGHDVDAAAVMGQLRIVLRAYAAEGHTPATVMARASVFLDELDTDRFATCMYAEADLSTGVVQLVRAGHVDPLIRDIDGSCRRLPVEGGLPLGLSAEFGQLEYPVSTVELDPGQTLLLYTDGLVEQPGADLDDGMQLLTAQVRDGPRDLQLLADHLCEAAGERGGDDDVAMLLLRRKGAYTPQTGGRLQQHVGQNDPEALRSARHMIRAAVRAWGARQRSDEIELAADEMITNALMHTDGGAIVTIRVLSGPERRLRVEVEDRSSALPRRRDAGESGVSGRGLMLVDRLAEAWGVESRGSGKCVWCEFIVPDRPPN, translated from the coding sequence ATGGTTGATCGGGCAGCGGGTGCCCTGTCGCTTCCCGACGACTGGCCGGCCGACCCGGATCTGAGCCTGACCCTCAATGGCATGGGCAGCTTCGACTGGGACCTGGTCAGCGGGCTGATGCACCTGGACCAGCCCGGTCACGAGGTGTTCGATCTGCGCCCCGGCGAGTACGACGGCCGTCCGGAGAGTCTGGCTTCCCGGGTGCCGTCGGACGAGGCCGCCCGGCTTGACGCCCTGGTGGCGCAGGCGCTCAAGAACGGCAGTGACCGCTACGGGGCGTACTTCCGCGTCCGCCGCCGCGACGGCAGCCTGCACTGGGCCCACACGCAGGCCTGCGTCCGCCGCGACGAGACGGGCCGCCCGTTGCGCATCATCGGCATCGTCCGCGACGCCACCGAAGAGCTTGCCGAGTCCAGGGAGCGCCTCGAAGTCGAAGTCGAGCGCCGCCGGCAGACCAGCGTCGTCGAGAGCACCACCGCGGCCCTCGCCCATGCCAGGACCGTCCAGGACGTCATCGACGTACTGAGGGACTCGCACGGCCTGGAGCACTTCGGCGCGACCAGCCTGGTCATGGGGCTGCTGGAATCGGGCCGGATCCATCTGGTCGCCGAGGGGCCGGAAGGCTCGTTCGTGCCGGGCACCCGCTACACGCGCGTCGACGAGGAGTACCCGATGAGCGAGGTGGTGCGTACCCTCACGCCCCGCTTCATCGAGTCCGAACGGGACTTCGCCGAGTCGTATCCGCTGCTGTGGCCGCACATCAAAGATCTCAAGATCACCTCGGCCGCCTATCTGCCGCTGATCGCCCAGGCCCGCCCCATCGGGGCGCTCGGCCTGCTGTACGGCGACAAGACCGGCTTCAGCTCCGAGGAGCGCAATCTGCTGGTCGCCCTCGGCAGCAGCATCGCCCAGAGCCTCCAGCGCGCCATGCTCTACGAACAGGAGCACGATCTCGCCGAAGGCCTCCAGCAGGCGATGCTGCCGCGCCGGATCCCCGCTGTGCCCGGGGCGCAGATCGCGGTGCGCTACCGCTCCGCCCGTATGGGCCGGGACATCGGAGGCGACTGGTACGACATCATCGCGCTGCCCGGCGGGCGGGTGGGCGCGGTCATCGGCGACGTGCAGGGGCATGACGTGGACGCGGCCGCGGTGATGGGGCAGCTGCGCATCGTGCTGCGGGCGTACGCGGCCGAGGGGCACACCCCGGCCACCGTGATGGCGCGCGCCTCCGTCTTCCTCGATGAGCTCGACACCGACCGGTTCGCGACCTGCATGTACGCGGAGGCCGACCTGTCCACCGGTGTGGTGCAGCTGGTGCGGGCGGGGCATGTCGACCCGCTGATCCGGGACATCGACGGCAGCTGCCGACGGCTGCCGGTGGAGGGCGGGCTGCCGCTGGGGCTCTCGGCGGAGTTCGGGCAGCTCGAATACCCCGTCAGCACCGTCGAGTTGGACCCCGGCCAGACCTTGCTCCTCTACACCGACGGACTGGTCGAGCAGCCCGGCGCCGATCTCGACGACGGGATGCAGCTGCTGACCGCGCAGGTGCGCGACGGCCCGCGCGATCTGCAGCTGCTCGCCGACCATCTGTGCGAGGCGGCGGGCGAGCGGGGCGGCGACGACGACGTGGCGATGCTGCTGCTGCGCCGCAAGGGCGCGTACACCCCGCAGACGGGCGGCCGGCTGCAGCAGCATGTCGGGCAGAACGACCCGGAGGCGCTTCGCTCGGCCCGGCACATGATCCGGGCGGCCGTACGCGCCTGGGGCGCGCGCCAGCGGTCGGACGAGATAGAGCTGGCTGCCGACGAGATGATCACCAACGCGCTGATGCACACGGACGGCGGCGCGATCGTGACCATCCGGGTGCTGTCCGGCCCGGAGCGGCGGCTGCGGGTGGAGGTCGAGGACCGCTCCAGCGCGCTGCCGCGTCGGCGTGATGCGGGCGAGTCGGGCGTGTCCGGCCGCGGGCTGATGCTGGTGGACCGACTGGCGGAGGCCTGGGGCGTGGAGTCCAGGGGCAGCGGCAAATGCGTCTGGTGCGAGTTCATAGTCCCCGACAGGCCGCCCAACTGA
- a CDS encoding DUF6777 domain-containing protein, with translation MRPPIRRRYAAVAGLFAVLSCTLLVAGCGGGSSRAATDPEVYLEPAAARGPDPYTASTVRNDIGPPPTGPSGVPSSPAGGQTLRTLSGSTPGLYGGTQSLGSCDVEQQVNLLVADQAKERAFARAAGVSQTEVPDYLRGLTPVVLRADTRVTSHGFRDRTATTYQSVLQAGTAVLVDQYGTPRVRCACGNPLKPPVAVKGAVVHNGQSWAGYQSDRVVVIKPTTQVINNFFIVNIVTNTWIDRQAGTDGELDKRPDVLPPVTPDDVFVYPPVMPESGDSDVPSDGSLTPTTPEQPVNPPVETPAEPPVDTPSEALPPPVNPDVPSDEGVTPSQPDLLIPNEEPASPDTFQG, from the coding sequence GTGCGTCCACCCATTCGCCGTCGGTACGCCGCGGTCGCCGGGCTGTTCGCGGTGCTGTCCTGCACGCTCCTGGTCGCCGGATGCGGCGGCGGCAGCAGCAGAGCGGCCACGGACCCGGAGGTCTACCTCGAGCCTGCCGCGGCGCGGGGCCCGGACCCGTACACCGCCTCCACGGTGAGGAACGACATCGGGCCTCCGCCGACCGGCCCGTCCGGTGTGCCGAGCAGCCCCGCAGGGGGGCAGACGCTGCGCACTCTCTCCGGCTCGACGCCAGGCCTGTACGGCGGCACGCAATCGCTGGGCAGTTGCGACGTCGAGCAGCAGGTGAACCTCCTCGTAGCCGACCAGGCCAAGGAGCGCGCCTTTGCCCGGGCCGCCGGCGTCTCCCAGACCGAGGTCCCGGACTATCTGCGTGGACTGACGCCCGTCGTGCTGCGCGCCGACACCCGCGTCACCAGCCACGGCTTCCGCGACCGCACCGCCACCACCTACCAGTCCGTGCTGCAGGCCGGGACCGCCGTGCTGGTGGACCAGTACGGCACGCCGCGCGTCCGGTGTGCCTGCGGAAACCCGCTGAAGCCGCCGGTCGCCGTCAAGGGCGCCGTGGTTCACAACGGCCAGTCCTGGGCGGGCTACCAGTCGGACCGGGTCGTCGTCATCAAGCCGACCACCCAGGTCATCAACAATTTCTTCATCGTCAACATCGTCACCAACACCTGGATCGACCGGCAGGCCGGGACCGACGGCGAACTGGACAAGCGGCCCGATGTGCTCCCGCCGGTGACCCCGGACGACGTCTTCGTCTATCCACCGGTGATGCCCGAGTCCGGTGACTCCGACGTGCCGAGCGACGGCAGTCTCACGCCGACGACACCGGAGCAGCCGGTCAACCCGCCCGTGGAGACGCCTGCCGAACCGCCTGTGGACACACCGAGCGAGGCACTGCCCCCGCCGGTCAACCCCGATGTGCCCTCCGACGAGGGGGTCACACCGTCCCAGCCGGACCTGCTCATCCCCAACGAGGAGCCGGCGTCGCCGGACACCTTCCAGGGCTGA
- a CDS encoding wax ester/triacylglycerol synthase family O-acyltransferase, whose protein sequence is MSSELLAPLDLAFWHLESAGHPMHLGALAFFAPAPGTRSGDSVLELLATRAAAIRRLRMRVRDVLLPVGGARWTVAKDFDVRRHVHHVRLPAGDFATEAAGIAGELMERPLERGLPPWEMYLLTGEPGGPFAVLVKLHHALADGMRAVAIGAGIFDQIADARTVGVRRTRTVPPRSWFAGPSQVAGFARGRIEELGRAVGVGASVVRASRLDPRGMAALTAGSSGTRRLGTAVLDLEDVQRVRRAVGGTANDVLLAIVAGGLRRWLAERGERLPAADPRALVPVSQRRPGSPPGSGNKFSAYLLELPVSDPDPRSRLDAVRTAMDRNKAAGPSRGAGALAVLADQLPPLAHRFGAPLAGGAARMLFDVLVTSVPLPRSALSLGGCPLREVYPMAPLARGQSLAIAMSTYDGRVHVGLVADGKALPDLDRLARSLGEELVELLGLIGEASLGMPAR, encoded by the coding sequence TTGAGCAGCGAGCTTCTTGCCCCCCTCGACCTGGCGTTCTGGCACCTCGAGTCCGCCGGTCATCCGATGCACCTCGGTGCCCTCGCCTTCTTCGCGCCCGCCCCCGGGACGCGGAGCGGCGACAGCGTCCTCGAACTGCTCGCCACGCGCGCCGCCGCGATCCGCCGGCTGCGGATGCGGGTGAGGGATGTCCTGCTGCCCGTCGGCGGCGCCCGCTGGACCGTGGCCAAGGACTTCGACGTACGACGGCATGTGCACCATGTCCGCCTCCCGGCCGGCGACTTCGCCACCGAGGCCGCCGGGATTGCCGGCGAGCTGATGGAACGGCCTCTTGAACGAGGTCTGCCGCCGTGGGAGATGTACCTCCTGACGGGTGAGCCGGGCGGCCCGTTCGCGGTGCTGGTGAAGCTGCATCACGCGCTGGCGGACGGCATGCGCGCGGTCGCCATCGGGGCCGGCATCTTCGACCAGATCGCCGACGCCCGCACGGTCGGCGTACGGCGGACGCGTACCGTGCCGCCCCGGTCCTGGTTCGCGGGTCCCTCGCAGGTGGCCGGCTTCGCCCGCGGCCGGATCGAGGAGCTGGGCCGGGCCGTCGGTGTAGGGGCCTCGGTCGTACGTGCCAGCAGGCTCGACCCGCGCGGCATGGCCGCACTCACTGCCGGTTCGAGCGGCACACGGCGGCTCGGCACCGCCGTACTCGACCTGGAAGACGTGCAGCGCGTACGCAGGGCGGTGGGCGGCACCGCCAACGATGTGCTGCTCGCCATCGTCGCGGGCGGGCTGCGGCGCTGGCTGGCCGAGCGCGGCGAGCGGCTGCCGGCCGCCGACCCGCGCGCCCTGGTGCCCGTCTCTCAGCGCAGGCCCGGCAGCCCGCCCGGCTCGGGCAACAAGTTCTCCGCGTATCTGCTGGAACTTCCGGTCTCCGACCCCGATCCGCGTTCACGGCTCGACGCCGTACGCACCGCCATGGACCGCAACAAGGCGGCAGGGCCTTCGCGTGGCGCCGGGGCGCTGGCCGTGCTCGCCGATCAACTGCCGCCACTGGCACACCGGTTCGGCGCGCCGCTGGCGGGCGGCGCGGCCCGGATGCTCTTCGACGTCCTGGTGACCAGCGTGCCGCTGCCCCGCTCGGCCCTGTCGCTGGGCGGCTGCCCGCTGCGCGAGGTCTATCCGATGGCACCGCTCGCCCGCGGGCAGTCCCTGGCGATCGCCATGTCCACCTATGACGGGCGGGTGCATGTCGGACTGGTCGCCGATGGCAAGGCCTTGCCCGATCTCGACCGGCTGGCGCGGAGTCTGGGGGAGGAGCTCGTAGAACTCCTCGGCCTGATTGGAGAGGCCTCGCTCGGTATGCCGGCCCGATAG
- a CDS encoding DUF1990 family protein, translated as MNRVLALNYPETGATRLGPLPDGYNHLHHTARIGRGHAVFEAAGAAVTSWRMHRGSGARVSTTAARAEPGARLEVSLGVGRLRFTAPCEVIWTAYEKDRTGFAYGTLAGHPERGEESFVVDIRDDGSVWFTVMAFSRPASWYTRLAGPLVPVVQKWYAMRLGRTVRRLAAADTGGDGVVQRR; from the coding sequence ATGAATCGCGTACTCGCCCTCAACTACCCCGAGACCGGCGCCACCCGGCTCGGTCCGCTGCCCGACGGCTACAACCACCTCCACCACACCGCCCGTATCGGCCGTGGCCACGCCGTCTTCGAGGCGGCGGGCGCGGCGGTCACCAGCTGGCGGATGCACCGCGGATCGGGCGCCCGGGTGAGCACCACGGCGGCGCGGGCCGAGCCCGGCGCCCGGCTCGAGGTCTCACTCGGGGTCGGCCGGCTGCGGTTCACCGCGCCGTGCGAGGTGATCTGGACGGCGTACGAGAAGGACCGGACGGGATTCGCGTACGGCACTTTGGCCGGTCATCCCGAGCGCGGTGAGGAGTCGTTCGTGGTCGACATCCGCGACGACGGCTCGGTGTGGTTCACCGTCATGGCCTTCAGCCGTCCGGCGAGCTGGTACACCCGGCTCGCCGGTCCGCTCGTACCCGTGGTGCAGAAGTGGTACGCCATGCGGCTCGGTCGTACGGTGCGACGGCTTGCCGCGGCCGATACTGGAGGTGATGGAGTGGTTCAGCGACGGTGA
- a CDS encoding YndJ family protein, with protein sequence MSVLVSLIVMLGMLVVVPAGLRLIDAVGLAPIQRTWPLFAVPGVVSLWLPRSTTATVLAAVYALGTLALAAHAPRRLARVRSLAPAEVAVLTALVTPSVAGVALVAERSGHELFGFSLPILALTVPHFHFAGFAAALVAGLVCRTSAGPAGRFAALSVPLGTLLVLAGYFLDDWAELLGALVLTAGMWAVALLTWLDVRAGGRDRFTRGLLAVSAAVLVATMLLALSWALGEATGLPHPTLTWMAATHGLGNALGFALCSVLAWQRLKETAA encoded by the coding sequence GTGTCCGTACTGGTCAGCCTGATCGTGATGCTCGGCATGCTGGTGGTCGTGCCCGCGGGACTCCGTCTCATCGACGCCGTCGGGCTCGCGCCCATTCAGCGGACATGGCCGTTGTTCGCGGTCCCCGGAGTCGTCTCCCTCTGGCTGCCGCGCTCGACCACCGCGACCGTGCTCGCGGCCGTGTACGCGCTCGGCACGCTGGCTCTCGCCGCGCATGCCCCACGCAGGCTGGCCCGGGTCCGATCGCTCGCGCCCGCAGAGGTCGCGGTGCTCACAGCGCTCGTGACCCCGTCGGTCGCCGGTGTCGCACTCGTCGCGGAACGCTCCGGGCACGAGCTCTTCGGCTTCAGCCTGCCGATCCTGGCGCTGACCGTGCCGCACTTCCACTTCGCCGGGTTCGCGGCCGCGCTGGTGGCGGGCCTGGTCTGCCGCACATCGGCCGGTCCTGCCGGGCGCTTCGCGGCACTGAGCGTGCCGCTCGGCACCCTTCTCGTACTGGCCGGCTACTTCCTGGACGACTGGGCCGAGCTGCTCGGTGCGCTCGTACTGACCGCGGGCATGTGGGCCGTCGCGCTGCTGACCTGGCTCGACGTCCGGGCAGGCGGCCGCGACCGGTTCACCCGCGGCCTGCTCGCCGTCTCGGCCGCCGTGCTGGTGGCGACGATGCTGCTCGCCCTGAGCTGGGCGCTCGGCGAGGCTACCGGTCTGCCCCACCCGACCCTGACCTGGATGGCCGCCACCCACGGCCTCGGCAACGCCCTCGGTTTCGCACTCTGCTCGGTGCTGGCCTGGCAACGACTCAAGGAGACGGCCGCATGA